One window from the genome of Vidua chalybeata isolate OUT-0048 chromosome 3, bVidCha1 merged haplotype, whole genome shotgun sequence encodes:
- the ZNF292 gene encoding zinc finger protein 292 isoform X5, protein MCSISISPAAARGNVLCLIDGAGLATCIELCVKALRLESSENADVKISICKTISCLLPDDLEVKRACQLSEFLLEPTVDAYYAVEMLYNQPDQKYDEENLPIPNSLRCELLLVLKTQWPFDPEFWDWKTLKRQCLALMGEEASIVSSIDELNDSEVYEKVEDGQEDSKETSLNGLAGIDEATSLLRGIRDEKQKKREIKKLRERGFISARFRNWQAYMQYCVLCDKEFLGHRIVRHAQKHYKDGIYSCPICAQNFSSKENFVPHVTLHVKKSSKERLAAMKPLRRLGRPPKIATANENQKTNSVSKQEQRPIKKNSLYSTDFIVFNDNDGSDDENDDKDKPYIPEIVPVQKPPPVNEFTCPVTLCKKGFKYFKNLIAHAKGHKDNEEAKRFLEMQSKKVICQYCRRHFVSVTHLNDHLQMHCGSKPYICIQMKCKAGFNSYAELLTHRREHQVFRAKCMFPKCGRVFSEAYLLYDHEAQHYNTYTCRVTGCGKVYRSQNELEKHVEDHNKQTEKEEQPENQTNQPDLSQPSKANESTDGVAVKEELTSPPAENRSSFIEGENVWNQIKAEPVGNESVNASVSVLQQSNSLPNAGSEQSPVGSIKTEETVPAGSIKLSVVNQKIRDNFMKRGKLAATASKVDTTKPGVQQLCPSVDSCLPVFQERKEEGCLSQTQNIQTVSVTSDTLKPEALESKSLERQVSIVNPFSMQNQTGYRNGVPISKLEIEDSIKAAANLYNLPLKTLETITFVPSQPNINSSLLPAVSPAAPVQKFNCQVEGCTRTYNSSQSIGKHMKAAHPDEYAAFKMQRKNKKPRKSSNLQNVPNDEKIVYLTPSQVGNPSDAAFTAQNKSNLNPTCSSQVQHVSSTLFPTHLENLANPMLPIVESVINPNLSTRIKSEPESVLCSQMETLSATTLPSQLDDLAKTVMPLNIDGGSDPFLPLPAENGPMSLFPSSAENPPNSVFSQLENNTNSFSLQLEGNTSSTFPKEESVDQIFPSQLSTENNFSETSSHHPASEKVKKDRGRGSNGRERKPKHNKRAKWPAIIRDGKFICSRCFRVFTNPRSLGGHLSKRSYCKPLEGSEISPEALQANGQSLLASMILSSNSLNLQQPQESAFNPETCFKDPSFLQLLAAENRSALQTMFPRASVTNFNTSGNEEGNQIIKQALETAGIPSSFDNTEALPRVVTSCVSGTTQINAAVLPSSATPSLLQTVCNPSTLLTDQNRTLNAKIPPLNECKTLPVFATENLMLKTIENGLCPSSYSNTVAAAQNFAGNSSRVSVISSPKNSGSSNLNKKGTSSSKRKRKTPTPLLVPNTSQKLAVNNATVMGLLTKSTEGNMQIQGENFQSNLLANCGSQTVVENLAQKLSNVDNQLFMASIKENFKTNLEAHTVLPPLTVKTENGDSQMMAANSCVQANSEEQISQDSVMQNFEKTLEIIKTAMNSQVLDVKTEIQDTVAASGHNLQVNNAQAASENSAHSVKLPTSTQFAVHTGKVAAAKGSSAQSEISQKDDTQMSEILEGLQKLKLEDDSPIPISETVSQCPPADKLAPAVPVVSTENKPLIQLSAEASNIQFSDRVNKPFVCQNPGCSYSAMTKDALFKHYGKIHQYTAEMILEIKKHQLKYAPFKCVVATCPKTFTRNSNLRAHCQLVHHFTTEEMVKLKIKRPYGRRSQNETVNTAPQPVEIKTVQTLVIENKTVAPLVKETQIKEVVEPVKVLEKLLPENNIPERLEKPPQVVSVPLEQHNPASFDSTPEQTKVRKARKHRKEKEERNGRKPVTKSLEFPTRYSPYRPYRCVHQGCFAAFTIQQNLILHYQAVHKSDLPAFSAEVEEENEQGKEEREEVETKPAVREFRCEVSDCSRIFQEVTSLIQHYMKLHDMTPEQIGSMKSAPEVGRFFCDQSQCKSSFTAYLNYVVHLETEHSVDIKPNKVEDDGMFKCDCEGCDRIYATRSNLLRHIFNKHNDRHKDHLIRPRRLTPGQENISSKANQEKPLKSKQRGLKNRSGKEGNRLSVKTKRKKNVNLENKNSKGIQVQENKGYSLKRGKYVYFIKARNDALSECTSRFITQYPCMIKGCSSVVTSESNIIRHYKCHKLSKAFTSQHRNLLIVSKKHSVTQVKEASCEPEETDQKTDVKEPEPSLTASNNDSSTTTLSQKETEKGEKDEVDELTELFITKLINEDSSTVENQAKISSNVNSDLQETSSCPSEKQKSNNLKRANKEKNVSQSKRKRAEKTEEALPSGGSSLHKEEETAVAIQTAEEQPAAFDWSSFKPMGFEVSFLKFLEESAVKQKKNSEREYHSGGTKKGSHSNSRKASEKAPVASDNISWSCSETETLVPFANPSRLPCGDNVKIVLDKTLKDCTERVLKQLQEMKPVVSLRKLEGRWEDDPEVIAAKVIVLGTEEGESKS, encoded by the exons ATGTGCAGCATTTCTATCTCGCCAGCTGCAGCAAGGGGAAATGTACTGTGCCTG ATTGATGGTGCTGGACTTGCGACGTGCATTGAACTGTGTGTGAAAGCATTGCGCTTGGAATCCAGTGAAAATGCAGATGTCAAAATATCTATTTGCAAGACTATCTCCTGCTTACTTCCAGATGATTTGGAGGTGAAACGTGCTTGTCAGCTGAGTGAATTTCTTCTGGAACCCACTGTGGATGCATATTATGCTGTTGAAATGCTATATAATCAGCCTGATCAGAAGTATGATGAAGAGAATCTTCCAATACCAAATTCTTTGCGCTGTGAGCTCTTACTTGTACTGAAAACTCAGTGGCCTTTTGATCCAGAGTTCTGGGACTGGAAAACTCTAAAGCGTCAGTGTCTGGCACTTATGGGAGAGGAGGCATCCATCGTGTCATCCATAGACGAACTAAATGATAGTGAAGTTTATGAGAAGGTTGAGGATGGCCAAGAAGATAGTAAAGAAACTTCTCTGAATGGGCTTGCTGGCATTGATGAGGCTACCAGCCTTCTTAGGGGTATCagagatgaaaagcagaaaaaaagagaaatcaaaaaaCTCAGAGAGAGAGGGTTCATATCAGCTAGATTTAGGAACTGGCAAGCTTACATGCAGTATTGTGTGTTATGTGACAAGGAATTCCTAGGTCATAGAATAGTTAGGCATGCACAGAAACATTACAAAGATGGAATTTACAGTTGCCCTATTTGTGCCCAAAATTTTAGTTCTAAAGAAAACTTTGTTCCCCATGTAACTTTGCATGTGAAAAAATCTAGCAAGGAGAGATTGGCTGCTATGAAACCACTGAGGCGACTGGGAAGACCTCCTAAAATAGCAACTGCCAATGAGaatcagaaaacaaattctgtatCCAAACAGGAGCAACGACCCATTAAGAAGAACAGCCTCTATTCAACAGACTTCATTGTGTTTAATGATAATGATGGCTCAGATGATGAAAACGATGACAAAGATAAACCTTATATACCAGAGATAGTGCCAGTTCAAAAGCCACCCCCTGTTAATGAATTCACCTGCCCTGTAACACTTTgtaaaaaaggctttaaatattttaaaaatctaatagCACATGCAAAGGGCCATAAAGATAATGAAGAAGCTAAACGTTTCCTTGAAATGCAGAGCAAAAAAGTGATTTGCCAGTACTGTAGACGACATTTTGTAAGTGTTACTCACCTGAACGATCATTTACAAATGCACTGTGGCAGCAAGCCTTATATCTGCATACAGATGAAATGTAAGGCTGGCTTTAACAGTTATGCTGAGCTGCTGACCCATAGGAGAGAGCATCAAGTCTTCAGAGCTAAGTGTATGTTTCCCAAATGTGGCAGAGTGTTTTCTGAAGCCTATTTACTCTATGATCATGAAGCACAACACTATAATACCTATACCTGCAGAGTCACAGGCTGTGGGAAGGTGTACCGCTCACAGAACGAACTGGAGAAGCATGTTGAGGATCACAACAAGCAGACTGAGAAAGAAGAGCAGCCTGAAAACCAAACTAATCAGCCTGATCTTAGTCAGCCTTCTAAAGCTAATGAAAGTACTGATGGAGTTGCAGTTAAAGAGGAATTGACATCTCCTCCAGCTGAAAACCGAAGCAGTTTCATTGAAGGAGAAAACGTCTGGAACCAAATCAAAGCAGAGCCAGTAGGGAATGAAAGTGTAAATGCATCGGTGAGTGTACTGCAGCAAAGTAATTCCTTGCCTAATGCTGGTTCAGAGCAGTCTCCTGTGGGTtcaataaaaacagaagaaacagttCCAGCAGGCAGCATTAAGCTGTCTGTTGTTAACCAGAAGATCCGAGATAACTTCATGAAAAGAGGTAAATTGGCTGCTACTGCTAGTAAAGTAGATACTACTAAACCTGGAGTCCAGCAGTTGTGCCCATCAGTTGACTCTTGTCTTCCAGTTTTCcaagagagaaaggaggaaggcTGTCTCAGTCAGACTCAGAATATTCAAACTGTTTCTGTGACCTCAGACACATTAAAACCAGAAGCCCTTGAATCAAAAAGCTTAGAAAGACAAGTGAGCATTGTAAATCCATTCAGCATGCAGAATCAGACAGGGTATCGAAACGGTGTACCCATTTCCAAACTTGAAATTGAAGACAGTATTAAAGCTGCAGCTAATCTATACAACCTGCCTTTAAAAACTTTAGAAACTATTACATTTGTTCCATCACAGCCTAACATAAATAGCTCTTTACTTCCAGCTGTGTCACCAGCAGCCCCAGTTCAGAAATTTAATTGTCAGGTTGAGGGGTGTACTCGAACGTACAATTCATCACAGAGCATTGGCAAACACATGAAGGCAGCACACCCTGATGAATATGCCGCTTTTAAAATGCAGCGTAAGAATAAGAAACCGCGAAAATCCAGCAATTTGCAAAATGTGCCGAATGATGAGAAGATTGTATATCTTACGCCATCACAAGTGGGCAATCCCAGTGATGCTGCTTTTACTGCACAGAACAAATCAAATTTGAATCCCACCTGTTCCAGTCAAGTGCAGCATGTCTCAAGTACTCTTTTCCCAACCCACCTAGAAAATCTGGCGAATCCTATGTTGCCTATAGTGGAAAGCGTCATAAATCCAAATTTGTCTACTCGTATTAAAAGCGAGCCAGAGAGTGTTTTGTGTTCACAAATGGAAACTTTGTCTGCTACAACCTTACCTTCCCAGTTGGATGATCTGGCAAAAACAGTTATGCCTTTGAATATTGATGGTGGTTCAgatccttttcttcctttgcctgCAGAAAATGGTCCAATGTCTCTCTTTCCTTCATCAGCAGAGAATCCTCCAAATTCAGTCTTCTCACAACTGGAAAATAACACAAATAGCTTTTCTTTGCAACTAGAAGGAAACACTAGTTCTACCTTCCCAAAAGAGGAAAGTGTTGATCAAATATTTCCCTCACAATTGAGTACTGAAAATAACTTCAGTGAAACTAGTTCTCATCACCCAGCTtcagaaaaggtgaaaaaagatCGTGGCAGGGGCTCaaatgggagagaaaggaagcCAAAACATAACAAGCGAGCAAAGTGGCCAGCAATAATTAGAGATGGCAAATTTATCTGTAGCAGGTGTTTCAGAGTTTTTACTAATCCTAGATCACTTGGTGGTCACTTATCTAAGAGGTCTTACTGTAAGCCTCTTGAAGGATCAGAAATTTCTCCAGAAGCTCTGCAGGCTAATGGACAGTCTTTGCTTGCCAGTATGATTCTTTCTTCAAATTCATTAAACTTGCAGCAACCTCAGGAGTCTGCCTTCAATCCAGAGACTTGTTTTAAAGATCCATCATTCCTCCAGTTACTTGCAGCTGAAAATCGTTCTGCACTGCAGACTATGTTTCCACGGGCCAGTGTGACTAACTTTAATACCAGTGGGAATGAGGAAGGTAATCAAATTATAAAGCAAGCCTTGGAAACTGCAGGCATCCCAAGTAGCTTTGATAATACAGAAGCACTTCCACGTGTGGTTACAAGCTGTGTCTCCGGAACAACTCAGATAAATGCAGCTGTtctccccagctcagccacGCCCTCTCTGCTGCAGACAGTCTGTAACCCCAGTACCCTGCTGACAGACCAAAACAGGACCCTCAATGCCAAAATTCCTCCACTAAACGAATGCAAGACTTTGCCTGTTTTTGCAACAGAGAACTTAATGCTAAAGACCATTGAAAATGGCTTGTGTCCTAGCTCATATTCTAACACTGTTGCAGCAGCACAAAACTTTGCAGGGAACAGTTCACGAGTTTCAGTTATCAGTAGTCCCAAGAATTCGGGATCAAGTAACTTGAATAAGAAGGGAACCAGCTCTtcaaagaggaagagaaaaacaccTACACCCCTGCTTGTACCCAATACATCACAGAAATTAGCAGTAAACAATGCAACAGTAATGGGACTTCTAACCAAAAGCACTGAAGGAAACATGCAAATACAGGGAGAAAATTTTCAGTCCAACTTGCTGGCAAATTGTGGCTCTCAAACAGTAGTGGAAAACCTTGCACAGAAACTCAGTAATGTTGACAATCAGTTATTCATGGCCAGTATCAAAGagaatttcaaaacaaatcTTGAGGCTCATACAGTTCTGCCTCCTTTAAcagtaaaaactgaaaatgggGATTCCCAAATGATGGCTGCAAATTCTTGTGTGCAGGCAAATTCGGAAGAACAGATTTCACAGGACAGTGTTATGCAGAACTTTGAAAAAACCctggaaataattaaaactgcTATGAATTCACAGGTGCTTGACgtgaaaactgaaattcaggATACTGTTGCTGCTTCAGGACACAACTTGCAAGTAAATAACGCCCAGGCTGCTTCAGAAAATTCTGCACACAGTGTAAAACTACCCACTTCTACACAGTTTGCTGTGCACACAGGGAAGGTTGCTGCTGCAAAAGGTAGCTCTGCTCAGTCTGAGATATCTCAAAAGGATGATACCCAAATGTCAGAAATTTTGGAAGGCTTGCAAAAACTGAAGCTGGAAGATGAttctcccattcccatctcTGAGACTGTTTCTCAGTGTCCTCCAGCAGATAAGCTAGCACCAGCAGTTCCTGTTGTATCAACTGAAAATAAACCTCTCATCCAGCTATCTGCAGAGGCAAGTAACATTCAGTTTAGTGATAGAGTTAATAAACCTTTTGTATGTCAGAATCCTGGCTGCAGTTACAGTGCTATGACTAAAGACGCATTATTTAAACACTATGGCAAGATCCATCAGTACACTGCAGAAATGATactagaaataaagaaacaccAACTGAAGTATGCCCCATTCAAATGTGTTGTAGCTACCTGTCCAAAAACATTCACAAGAAACTCTAATCTCCGAGCACACTGTCAGCTTGTACATCATTTTACAACAGAGGAgatggtaaaattaaaaattaagaggCCTTATGGCAGAAGGTCTCAAAATGAAACTGTAAACACAGCCCCACAACCTGTTGAAATAAAAACTGTGCAGACACTAgtaatagaaaacaaaactgtagcTCCATTGGTCAAAGAAACTCAGATAAAGGAAGTTGTAGAGCCCGTAAAAGTATTGGAAAAACTTCTGCCAGAAAATAATATTCCTGAAAGACTGGAAAAACCTCCACAGGTGGTTTCTGTTCCACTGGAGCAGCACAATCCAGCATCTTTTGATAGTACGCCAGAACAAACCAAAGTACGCAAGGCTAGGAAgcacaggaaggagaaagaggagaggaatgGTAGGAAGCCCGTAACAAAATCTCTGGAGTTTCCCACTAGGTACAGCCCTTACAGACCATACCGGTGTGTCCATCAGGGCTGCTTTGCAGCTTTCACAATACAACAAAACCTAATTCTTCATTACCAAGCTGTGCACAAATCAGACCTCCctgctttctctgctgaagTGGAGGAGGAGAATGAGCAAGGCAAAGAAGAACGCGAGGAGGTGGAAACCAAACCTGCTGTCAGAGAGTTCAGGTGTGAGGTGAGTGACTGCTCTCGCATCTTCCAGGAGGTTACCAGCTTGATACAGCATTATATGAAGCTTCATGACATGACCCCAGAGCAAATTGGAAGCATGAAATCTGCTCCAGAGGTGGGAAGGTTTTTCTGTGACCAGTCTCAGTGTAAGTCCTCATTTACAGCATATCTTAATTATGTTGTGCATCTTGAGACGGAGCACAGTGTTGATATAAAGCCAAACAAAGTAGAAGATGATGGCATGTTCAAGTGTGACTGTGAAGGCTGTGACCGTATTTATGCTACTAGGTCTAACCTCTTGAGGCATATTTTTAACAAACATAATGACAGGCATAAAGATCATCTAATAAGACCCAGGAGACTGACACCAGgccaggaaaatatttcaagcaaAGCAAATCAGGAGAAACCTTTGAAGTCTAAACAGAGAGGACTCAAAAACAGATCAGGAAAAGAGGGTAACAGgctttcagtgaaaacaaaacgaaagaaaaatgtgaacttggaaaacaaaaactcaaaagGAATACAGGTTCAGGAAAATAAGGGTTATTCACTGAAACGTGGCAAGTACGTGTATTTTATAAAGGCCAGAAACGATGCCTTGTCGGAATGTACAAGCAGGTTCATAACTCAGTATCCATGTATGATAAAAGGATGTTCATCCGTAGTCACAAGTGAAAGTAACATAATAAGGCATTATAAATGTCACAAACTGTCCAAAGCTTTTACTTCCCAACACAGGAATCTTCTTATTGTATCTAAAAAACACTCTGTCACCCAAGTAAAAGAAGCCTCTTGTGAGCCGGAGGAAACTGATCAAAAAACTGATGTGAAAGAGCCTGAACCGAGTTTGACAGCGAGCAATAATGATTCAAGCACAACTACCTTATCacaaaaggaaactgaaaaaggTGAGAAGGATGAAGTGGATGAACTGACAGAACTATTCATTACTAAACTAATTAATGAGGATTCTTCAACTGTTGAAAATCAAGCAAAAATCTCTTCCAATGTAAATAGTGACTTGCAGGAgaccagctcctgcccctcagagaagcaaaaatcaaacaacctgaaaagagcaaataaagaaaaaaatgtttctcagaGTAAGAGAAAGAGAGCTGAGAAAACAGAGGAAGCACTGCCCAGTGGCGGGAGTAGCCTGCACAAGGAGGAAGAGACTGCTGTCGCCATTCAAACGGCCGAGGAGCAACCTGCAGCTTTTGACTGGAGCTCATTCAAGCCAATGGGTTTTGAAGTGTCGTTCCTCAAGTTCCTTGAAGAATCTGCTGTGAAGCAAAAGAAGAACTCTGAAAGAGAATACCATAGTGGTGGAACCAAAAAAGGATCCCATTCAAACTCTCGGAAAGCCAGCGAGAAGGCCCCTGTAGCAAGCGATAACATTTCCTGGTCGTGTTCTGAAACTGAAACCCTGGTACCATTTGCCAACCCATCACGGCTTCCATGTGGTGATAATGTAAAGATAGTGTTAGACAAGACTCTTAAAGACTGCACTGAGCGTGTGTTGAAGCAGCTTCAGGAAATGAAACCTGTTGTCAGTTTGAGAAAGCTCGAAGGACGTTGGGAGGATGATCCAGAGGTTATAGCTGCAAAAGTAATTGTTTTGGGTACTGAGGAAGGGGAATCAAAGTCCTGA